A single Brevundimonas sp. M20 DNA region contains:
- a CDS encoding enoyl-CoA hydratase, whose amino-acid sequence MTDHIKTELGDGVLTVTLARADKKNAITQAMYAALSDAGERARTDDAVRVLVFKGEGDSFSAGNDIGDFIAIGSQTSNPSDMAVFRFLKAMADLDKPVVAAVRGRAVGIGLTLLLHCDMVVVAEDALLSAPFINLALAPEAASSMLLPQVLGHQRAFEIFALGEPIDGKTAVAWGLANRAVPADQVEAVAVELAARLAARAPNSIRKTKRLMRDAERIWELMQREGEAFGSQMKSPEAMEAFMAFTQKRAPDFSKVG is encoded by the coding sequence ATGACCGACCACATCAAGACCGAACTGGGCGACGGCGTCCTGACCGTGACCCTGGCGCGCGCGGACAAGAAGAACGCCATCACCCAGGCCATGTACGCGGCCCTGTCGGACGCCGGCGAGCGCGCGCGGACGGATGACGCGGTGCGGGTGTTGGTCTTCAAGGGCGAGGGCGACAGCTTCTCGGCGGGCAACGACATCGGCGATTTCATCGCTATCGGCTCCCAGACGAGCAACCCGTCCGACATGGCGGTATTCCGGTTCCTGAAGGCCATGGCTGATCTGGACAAGCCGGTGGTCGCCGCCGTGCGGGGGCGCGCAGTTGGTATCGGCCTGACGCTGCTGCTCCACTGCGACATGGTGGTGGTGGCCGAAGACGCGCTGTTGTCGGCGCCCTTCATCAATCTGGCGCTGGCGCCCGAAGCGGCGTCGTCGATGCTGTTGCCGCAGGTGCTGGGCCATCAGCGGGCGTTCGAAATCTTCGCGCTCGGAGAGCCGATCGACGGCAAGACCGCCGTGGCCTGGGGGCTGGCGAACAGAGCGGTTCCGGCCGATCAGGTCGAAGCCGTGGCCGTTGAATTGGCCGCCAGGCTGGCGGCCCGCGCGCCCAACTCGATTCGCAAGACCAAGCGTCTGATGCGCGACGCCGAACGGATCTGGGAGCTGATGCAGCGGGAAGGCGAAGCCTTCGGCAGCCAGATGAAGAGCCCCGAGGCGATGGAGGCGTTCATGGCCTTCACCCAGAAGCGCGCGCCGGATTTCTCGAAAGTCGGTTGA
- a CDS encoding GNAT family N-acetyltransferase, with translation MTDAAVQTLVRIDAETPADAASVEALVMAAFGPGRYAKTAERIREQAGVAAGFVARENGRVVGAVRLWSITVGERPALFLGPITVSADSRKGGLGGDLVQACIDHAGTTGILLVGDEPYFSRFGFRHAPEARLQGPVDQRRVLWLGADEPAGTVRAA, from the coding sequence ATGACCGACGCCGCCGTCCAGACCCTTGTGCGCATCGACGCAGAAACCCCCGCCGACGCCGCGTCGGTGGAGGCCTTGGTCATGGCCGCCTTCGGGCCGGGTCGTTACGCCAAGACGGCCGAACGCATCCGTGAACAGGCGGGCGTCGCCGCGGGTTTCGTCGCGCGGGAGAACGGTCGGGTCGTCGGGGCTGTGCGTCTGTGGTCGATCACTGTGGGTGAACGCCCGGCCTTGTTCCTGGGCCCCATCACTGTCTCGGCGGACAGCCGCAAGGGCGGACTGGGCGGCGATCTGGTGCAGGCCTGCATCGATCATGCAGGGACAACGGGCATCCTGCTGGTCGGCGATGAACCCTATTTCAGCCGTTTCGGTTTCCGGCACGCGCCGGAAGCCCGGCTACAGGGGCCTGTAGATCAGCGTCGCGTGCTGTGGCTCGGCGCGGACGAGCCGGCAGGGACTGTTCGGGCCGCCTGA
- a CDS encoding MBL fold metallo-hydrolase — MADGVIPAETEARPTERGLTYPFAGPPASGEAIAVTPDVLWMRVAMPMQLDHINVYAVRDGDGWAVIDCGLGINGTRDEWELLLAGPMGGDPVTKVICTHMHPDHIGLAGWLCERFDAPLVMTRLEYVMARMLLADTGKEAPESGAVFYRAAGWDEAQIARYRKEFGRFGMAVSPLPAAYQRIREGDLLTLGGRDWTVVVGEGHSPEHACLWREDDGIVLGGDQILPRISSNVSVWPTEADADPLGDWLASLERMKTVFPDDVLILPSHGEVFRGVQPRLDALIRGHHVALRRLERSLREPKRAVDVFPALFARPVGDGVRGMATGEAIAHLNYMLRHGTAVRERDADGVDWWRSTTKGEEAA; from the coding sequence TTGGCGGACGGTGTGATCCCGGCGGAGACGGAGGCAAGGCCCACGGAGCGTGGCCTGACCTACCCGTTCGCCGGACCTCCGGCCTCGGGGGAGGCCATCGCCGTGACCCCGGACGTGTTGTGGATGCGCGTCGCCATGCCGATGCAACTGGATCACATCAACGTCTATGCGGTGCGCGACGGCGACGGCTGGGCGGTGATCGATTGCGGGCTCGGGATCAACGGGACCAGGGACGAGTGGGAGCTGTTGCTGGCCGGCCCCATGGGCGGCGATCCGGTGACGAAGGTCATCTGCACTCATATGCACCCGGACCACATCGGTCTGGCGGGCTGGCTGTGCGAGCGCTTTGACGCGCCCCTTGTGATGACCCGGCTGGAATACGTCATGGCGCGGATGCTGCTGGCTGACACGGGCAAGGAGGCCCCGGAGAGCGGCGCGGTCTTCTATCGCGCCGCCGGTTGGGATGAGGCCCAGATCGCCCGGTATCGCAAGGAGTTCGGACGTTTCGGCATGGCGGTGTCGCCGCTGCCCGCCGCCTATCAGCGCATTCGCGAAGGGGATCTGCTGACCCTCGGCGGTCGTGACTGGACCGTGGTTGTCGGTGAAGGCCATAGCCCCGAGCATGCCTGTCTGTGGCGCGAGGACGACGGGATCGTGCTCGGCGGCGACCAGATACTGCCGCGCATCTCTTCGAACGTGTCGGTCTGGCCGACGGAGGCGGACGCCGATCCGCTGGGCGACTGGCTGGCCTCGCTGGAACGGATGAAGACGGTCTTCCCGGACGATGTGCTGATCCTGCCGTCGCACGGAGAGGTGTTCCGGGGCGTGCAGCCCCGTCTGGACGCCCTGATCCGGGGCCATCACGTCGCTCTCAGGCGGCTGGAGCGCAGCTTGCGCGAGCCGAAGCGGGCGGTGGACGTGTTTCCGGCCCTGTTCGCTCGTCCGGTGGGCGACGGCGTGCGTGGCATGGCCACCGGCGAGGCGATCGCGCATCTGAACTACATGCTCCGCCACGGAACCGCCGTTCGCGAACGCGATGCGGACGGGGTCGACTGGTGGCGCTCAACGACAAAAGGGGAGGAGGCGGCATGA
- a CDS encoding CCA tRNA nucleotidyltransferase translates to MTALTGQNWLTASATRAVIAALEAAGGPGCARFVGGCVRNALMGRPIDDVDIATTLKPEETEKAIRAAGLKAIPTGIAHGTVTAVAERQPFEITTLRRDVTTDGRNATVAFTDDWAEDAARRDFRLNALYADREGRVFDPTGEGVADAAAGRIVFVGDPETRIQEDYLRILRFFRFFAWYGQGEPDAAGLEACRALAPGMTRLSAERVSKELMKLLAAEDPRPAMAAMARTGVLAQVLPEAGELDLFSAMVDLSEDPVARLMTLFPVDADAMRGAAERLRFPNSTRDRLVASAMAAPEVSLDMTDPQARAAVYRHRGQAVADALRRLLAGSPDRDAGPLLALAESWSPPRLPVGGKDVARSGVAPGPETGRLLKAFEEGWIADDFPTDGHAERLAALVSPSRG, encoded by the coding sequence ATGACGGCGCTCACCGGGCAGAACTGGCTGACAGCGTCGGCCACGCGCGCGGTGATCGCGGCGTTGGAGGCGGCGGGCGGCCCCGGCTGCGCCCGTTTCGTGGGCGGCTGTGTGCGCAATGCCCTGATGGGGCGGCCCATCGATGACGTCGATATCGCCACCACCCTGAAGCCGGAAGAGACGGAGAAGGCCATTCGTGCGGCGGGGCTGAAGGCCATACCGACGGGGATCGCGCACGGCACGGTGACGGCGGTGGCAGAGCGCCAGCCGTTCGAAATAACCACCCTGCGCCGGGACGTGACCACGGACGGCCGCAACGCCACGGTCGCCTTCACCGACGACTGGGCCGAGGACGCCGCGCGTCGCGACTTCCGTCTGAACGCCCTGTACGCCGACCGCGAGGGGCGAGTGTTCGATCCGACAGGCGAGGGCGTGGCCGACGCCGCGGCGGGACGGATCGTTTTCGTCGGTGATCCGGAGACGCGGATTCAGGAAGACTATCTGCGCATCCTGCGCTTTTTCCGTTTCTTCGCCTGGTACGGGCAAGGCGAGCCGGATGCGGCGGGACTGGAGGCCTGTCGTGCACTGGCTCCCGGGATGACGCGGCTGTCGGCCGAACGGGTGTCGAAGGAACTGATGAAGCTGCTTGCTGCGGAGGACCCGCGTCCCGCCATGGCGGCGATGGCGCGGACCGGTGTGCTGGCTCAGGTGCTGCCCGAGGCGGGCGAGCTCGATCTGTTCAGCGCGATGGTGGACCTGAGCGAGGATCCGGTCGCGCGGCTGATGACCCTGTTCCCCGTTGATGCGGACGCCATGAGGGGCGCGGCGGAGCGGTTGCGGTTCCCGAACTCGACACGGGATCGACTGGTCGCCTCGGCCATGGCCGCGCCGGAGGTATCGTTGGACATGACCGATCCTCAGGCCCGCGCCGCCGTCTATCGCCACCGGGGACAGGCCGTCGCGGACGCCCTTCGCCGGCTGCTGGCCGGTTCGCCGGATCGGGACGCCGGACCTCTGCTGGCCTTGGCCGAGAGCTGGAGCCCTCCGCGTCTGCCCGTGGGCGGCAAGGATGTCGCGCGATCGGGTGTTGCGCCGGGTCCGGAGACGGGGCGGCTTCTGAAAGCCTTTGAGGAGGGCTGGATCGCGGACGATTTCCCGACTGATGGTCATGCCGAACGACTGGCGGCGTTGGTCAGTCCTTCGCGCGGGTGA
- a CDS encoding flagellin translates to MTNSVHTNVAAQIALQNLTTTNNRLADVQGRVSTGLKVQGAKDNAAIWAIAQTQRADVGALGAVKQSLDRATSIADVALSAGESVSDLLNQLKEKVTAAKDSSLKTQSRQLLNADFQALMKAIKSAIDNASFDGGNILNGSLTNGIKFLANADASAFVTLSSKNLTLGGSIIEISLSDSLMTLTGATNALTKLDDSITQLNAALGEIGAQAKQIEAHNSFVSKLMDTLESGIGNLVDADLAKESARLQALQVQQQLGAQSLSIANQAPQIILSLFQG, encoded by the coding sequence ATGACGAATAGCGTCCATACCAACGTCGCGGCGCAAATCGCGCTCCAGAACCTGACCACGACGAACAACCGTCTGGCGGATGTTCAGGGTCGGGTGTCCACGGGCCTGAAGGTCCAGGGCGCCAAGGACAATGCCGCGATCTGGGCGATCGCCCAGACGCAACGCGCCGACGTCGGGGCCTTGGGCGCCGTGAAGCAGAGCCTGGACCGGGCGACCTCGATCGCCGACGTGGCCCTTTCGGCCGGTGAGTCGGTTTCTGACCTGTTGAATCAATTGAAGGAAAAGGTCACGGCGGCCAAGGACAGCTCGCTGAAAACCCAGTCCCGTCAGCTGCTGAACGCCGACTTCCAGGCCCTGATGAAGGCGATCAAGTCCGCCATCGACAACGCCAGCTTCGATGGCGGCAACATCCTGAACGGTTCGCTGACCAACGGCATCAAGTTCCTGGCCAATGCGGATGCGTCGGCCTTCGTGACGCTGTCTTCGAAGAACCTGACGCTGGGCGGCTCGATCATCGAAATCTCGCTGAGCGACAGCCTGATGACCCTAACGGGCGCGACCAACGCCCTGACCAAGCTGGACGATTCGATCACCCAGCTGAACGCCGCGCTCGGCGAGATCGGCGCCCAGGCCAAGCAGATCGAAGCCCACAACAGCTTCGTGTCAAAGCTGATGGACACGCTAGAATCCGGGATCGGCAATCTGGTCGATGCCGATCTGGCCAAGGAAAGCGCGCGCCTGCAAGCCTTGCAGGTTCAGCAGCAACTGGGCGCCCAGTCGCTGTCGATCGCCAACCAGGCGCCGCAGATCATCCTGTCGCTCTTCCAGGGCTGA
- a CDS encoding DUF4112 domain-containing protein: MARRTIGDIEKIWSNVETIKKLSDRVVGVGPFGIGLDGLLAWVPGAGLVYTVGAAGWLLTQAIRAKASPKTITRMMAYLGLDTVSTATGEVLFVPADVIDMLFPGHLLAAKALQKDIESTHWVEASEQAAKASGEHDRHLAKVKDDPKLRRVVYLHD, encoded by the coding sequence ATGGCCAGACGGACCATCGGCGATATCGAGAAAATCTGGAGCAATGTCGAGACCATCAAGAAGCTGTCCGATCGGGTTGTCGGCGTCGGGCCTTTCGGCATCGGTCTGGACGGCCTTCTGGCCTGGGTGCCCGGCGCCGGTCTCGTCTACACCGTGGGGGCCGCGGGCTGGCTTCTGACGCAGGCGATCCGGGCCAAGGCGTCCCCGAAGACGATCACGCGAATGATGGCCTACCTTGGGCTGGACACGGTCAGCACGGCGACCGGCGAGGTCCTGTTCGTCCCGGCGGATGTCATCGACATGCTGTTCCCGGGACACCTGCTGGCGGCGAAGGCGCTACAGAAGGACATCGAGAGCACCCACTGGGTTGAGGCCAGCGAACAGGCGGCGAAAGCTTCTGGCGAGCATGACCGGCACCTCGCCAAGGTGAAGGACGACCCGAAACTGCGCCGGGTCGTCTACCTCCACGACTGA
- a CDS encoding CoA pyrophosphatase → MSLASLRERLLAKLTPPSEWSAEAGPTRSDFDLNPDSRLTGRSLRPAAVLIPIIANPGGATVLMTRRSDSLASHTGQIAFPGGRLDPGETAVEAALREAFEEVALDPALVEVLGVCEPYETGTGFVVTPVVGWLRETPSTTPSPAEVAEVFEVPWDFVMDPINHRRDSYQLEGQPKRWFWAMPYRERYIWGATAGILKNLCARLYGDEKDRAAAAGEDAA, encoded by the coding sequence ATGAGTCTGGCCAGTCTGCGCGAACGCTTGCTGGCGAAATTGACCCCGCCATCCGAATGGTCGGCTGAAGCCGGGCCTACACGGTCTGACTTCGACCTGAACCCCGACAGCCGTTTGACCGGTCGGTCGCTTCGACCGGCGGCGGTTCTGATCCCGATCATCGCCAATCCGGGCGGGGCGACCGTGCTGATGACCCGACGATCGGACAGTCTGGCGAGCCATACCGGCCAGATCGCCTTTCCCGGCGGGCGACTGGATCCAGGGGAGACGGCGGTTGAGGCCGCGCTGCGCGAAGCCTTTGAGGAAGTCGCGCTGGACCCGGCGCTGGTCGAGGTGCTCGGCGTATGCGAGCCCTATGAGACCGGGACCGGCTTTGTGGTCACCCCGGTGGTCGGCTGGCTACGTGAGACCCCGTCCACCACCCCGTCGCCCGCCGAGGTAGCCGAGGTGTTCGAGGTGCCGTGGGACTTCGTCATGGACCCCATCAATCACCGCCGGGACTCCTACCAGCTTGAGGGCCAGCCCAAACGCTGGTTCTGGGCCATGCCGTACCGGGAGCGGTACATCTGGGGCGCGACGGCGGGTATTCTGAAGAACCTCTGCGCCCGGCTTTATGGCGATGAGAAGGACCGGGCCGCGGCGGCCGGCGAGGATGCAGCATGA
- a CDS encoding DUF2793 domain-containing protein → MSDDQSARLGMPYLAAGQMQKHVTLNEALTRLDALVQTAVVSRSRPDQPPDPDDGALFILPEDHGGEAWVSFSAGDLVRAEGGGWEKIATPEGLLVWVADDARFIVREGDGWSDLGARLAMVGPVERLGVGATADASNPFAARLNKALWTALETASGGDGDLRMTLNKEGPADVLSLLFQSGYGGRAELGLIGDDNLTLKVSADGAVWRSALTVDRATGRVSFPEGAGRRDVVTFNVGGSWTPPAWARTVEAVVVGGGGGGGAGAFGASGARYGGGGGGAGGVSRAIWPADQLTAGLTIVTGAGGAGGVAATGGGGSGSAVYLGSTLLVSATGGGGGGLGNATGGTAGAGGASVPNSNAGGASSITGAGAAGRAFDRPDAPGGGGAGGGLDAGGAARAGGAGGDGGVLAVRAVGGAAGSGSTGGAGSAAPLTHLHWAGGGGGGGAAVASGAGHAGGAAGLFGGGGGGGGAGTTSGGVGGSGASGVVWLTVLG, encoded by the coding sequence ATGAGTGACGACCAGTCCGCTCGCCTCGGCATGCCCTATCTGGCCGCCGGGCAAATGCAGAAGCATGTGACCCTGAATGAGGCCCTGACCCGGCTGGACGCGCTGGTTCAGACGGCCGTCGTCAGCCGCTCACGCCCGGATCAGCCGCCGGACCCTGACGACGGCGCCCTGTTCATCCTGCCTGAAGATCATGGAGGTGAGGCGTGGGTCTCCTTTTCGGCCGGTGATCTGGTCCGTGCGGAAGGCGGAGGCTGGGAAAAGATCGCGACACCCGAGGGACTGCTGGTCTGGGTCGCCGATGACGCGCGTTTCATTGTCCGCGAAGGCGATGGCTGGAGCGATCTGGGCGCGCGGCTGGCGATGGTGGGGCCGGTGGAGCGGCTGGGCGTGGGCGCGACTGCCGACGCATCCAATCCCTTCGCGGCCCGCCTGAACAAGGCGCTGTGGACGGCGCTCGAGACGGCATCGGGGGGCGACGGCGATCTGCGGATGACGCTGAACAAGGAGGGACCGGCCGATGTCCTGTCCCTGCTGTTCCAGTCCGGCTACGGCGGCCGGGCCGAGTTGGGGCTCATCGGTGACGACAATCTGACGTTGAAGGTCAGCGCGGACGGCGCGGTCTGGCGTTCCGCCCTGACGGTTGATCGGGCCACGGGGCGGGTGAGCTTTCCGGAGGGCGCGGGACGGCGTGATGTCGTGACCTTCAACGTCGGCGGTTCCTGGACACCGCCCGCTTGGGCGCGGACGGTTGAGGCGGTCGTCGTCGGGGGCGGTGGTGGAGGCGGGGCAGGCGCGTTCGGCGCCTCGGGCGCGCGCTATGGCGGCGGCGGCGGCGGCGCGGGCGGTGTCAGCCGGGCGATCTGGCCGGCGGATCAGCTGACGGCGGGTCTGACGATTGTAACGGGGGCCGGCGGGGCTGGAGGCGTGGCCGCGACGGGCGGCGGCGGCAGCGGCAGCGCCGTTTATCTAGGCTCGACCTTGCTGGTGTCCGCCACGGGCGGCGGAGGCGGCGGGCTCGGCAATGCGACAGGTGGAACCGCGGGAGCGGGGGGAGCCAGCGTGCCCAACTCCAACGCAGGCGGCGCGTCCAGCATTACCGGGGCGGGCGCCGCCGGGCGAGCTTTTGATCGTCCTGACGCGCCCGGAGGCGGTGGCGCGGGTGGCGGTCTGGACGCCGGGGGCGCAGCGCGCGCGGGCGGCGCCGGAGGAGACGGTGGGGTGCTGGCGGTCAGGGCGGTCGGCGGCGCCGCCGGTTCGGGCTCGACGGGGGGAGCCGGGAGCGCGGCGCCCCTGACGCATCTTCACTGGGCGGGCGGCGGAGGGGGAGGCGGCGCGGCCGTCGCCTCGGGGGCGGGGCATGCCGGCGGCGCAGCGGGCCTCTTCGGGGGTGGCGGAGGCGGTGGCGGAGCCGGAACGACGTCCGGTGGCGTCGGCGGCTCGGGGGCGTCCGGCGTGGTCTGGCTGACGGTGCTGGGATGA
- a CDS encoding endonuclease/exonuclease/phosphatase family protein encodes METGVHHKAQDRSSAWAFARRWLDRLIALGFLGLMLLGGLILARIGHRWVDIFAQFTAPLFIACLSATVILGLLRFRLATGAGLVAGLVLFVAVFPQWATGAKAPEPGAPTIRLYSANVYYLNDDVAAMRRSIEAADPDIIILIELGRAPLGQLDQLLKDYPYRAGSMRMDETRGPSRSVIASRWPLRQIDNRPDGLHSVTAVAETPLGEVNVIGVHLTRPWPFQYQWGQISQTMALGDIRRTLDGPVVIAGDFNSVSNGRIGRQMKQDLGLLPASGFPGTWPSNLPSAFGITIDQVWRSPDLTFLSRKLGQQNGSDHRPVVTEFTRAKD; translated from the coding sequence ATGGAGACCGGCGTTCACCATAAAGCGCAAGACCGTTCTTCGGCCTGGGCCTTCGCCCGCCGATGGCTGGATCGTCTGATCGCCCTCGGCTTCCTCGGCCTTATGCTGCTGGGCGGCCTGATCCTCGCGAGGATCGGCCACCGCTGGGTCGACATTTTCGCCCAGTTCACGGCCCCGCTGTTCATCGCCTGTCTGTCGGCGACAGTCATTCTGGGCCTGCTGCGGTTCCGTCTGGCGACCGGTGCAGGACTGGTCGCCGGCCTTGTCCTGTTCGTCGCCGTGTTCCCGCAGTGGGCAACCGGAGCCAAGGCCCCCGAACCCGGCGCTCCGACGATCCGGCTGTATTCCGCAAACGTCTACTATCTGAACGACGACGTCGCCGCGATGCGCCGGTCCATTGAGGCGGCCGACCCGGACATCATCATCCTGATCGAACTGGGACGCGCGCCGCTGGGACAGCTGGACCAACTGCTCAAAGACTACCCTTATCGCGCCGGCTCAATGCGCATGGACGAAACGCGGGGCCCGTCCCGGTCCGTCATCGCCTCGCGCTGGCCGTTGCGTCAGATCGACAACCGGCCCGATGGGCTTCATTCCGTCACCGCTGTGGCAGAGACCCCGCTGGGCGAGGTCAATGTCATTGGCGTGCACCTGACCCGTCCTTGGCCCTTCCAGTATCAGTGGGGTCAGATCAGCCAGACCATGGCGCTGGGCGACATCCGCCGAACATTGGACGGCCCCGTAGTCATCGCCGGCGACTTCAACAGCGTGTCCAATGGCCGGATCGGACGCCAGATGAAGCAGGACCTGGGCCTGCTGCCCGCGAGCGGCTTCCCCGGCACCTGGCCCAGCAACCTGCCGTCAGCATTCGGCATCACCATTGATCAGGTCTGGCGCTCGCCCGACCTGACCTTCCTCAGCCGAAAGCTGGGTCAGCAGAATGGTTCGGACCACCGCCCGGTTGTAACCGAGTTCACCCGCGCGAAGGACTGA
- a CDS encoding flagellin — translation MALNSVNTNTGAMVALQNLSVTNSELATVQSRINTGKKVNSAKDNGAIWAIAQGQRAEMGALNAVKDSLNRGQSAVDVGIAAGETVSDLLTQMKEKALAATDKSLTTAARNALNEDFVALRKQITSTVSNAKFNGVAVISGTAGFKALADSAGSTTIDIAAENMTLSGSIVTLASTANIATLTQATANLAKVNASIDNVSASLARLGTGSKALGTHLDFVSKLQDTIDAGVGNLVDADLAKESARLQALQTKQQLGVQALSIANSSTSMLLGLFR, via the coding sequence ATGGCGCTGAACAGCGTTAACACGAACACGGGCGCTATGGTCGCCCTGCAGAACCTGTCGGTCACCAACTCCGAACTGGCTACGGTTCAAAGCCGCATCAATACCGGCAAGAAGGTCAACTCCGCCAAGGACAACGGCGCCATCTGGGCTATCGCTCAGGGGCAACGTGCCGAGATGGGCGCCCTGAATGCCGTCAAGGACAGCCTGAACCGCGGTCAATCGGCCGTGGACGTCGGCATCGCCGCCGGTGAAACGGTGTCGGACCTGCTCACGCAAATGAAGGAAAAGGCGCTCGCCGCCACCGACAAGAGCCTGACCACGGCTGCCCGCAATGCCCTGAACGAAGACTTCGTGGCCCTGCGCAAGCAGATCACCTCGACCGTCTCGAACGCCAAGTTCAACGGCGTCGCCGTGATCTCGGGCACCGCCGGCTTCAAGGCTCTGGCTGACTCGGCCGGTTCGACCACCATCGACATCGCCGCCGAAAACATGACGCTCTCGGGTTCCATCGTGACCCTGGCGTCGACCGCCAACATCGCCACCCTGACCCAGGCCACCGCCAACCTGGCCAAGGTCAACGCGTCGATCGATAACGTGTCGGCGTCGCTGGCCCGCCTCGGCACCGGCTCGAAGGCCCTGGGCACTCACCTCGATTTCGTGAGCAAGCTGCAGGACACCATCGACGCGGGCGTCGGCAACCTGGTGGATGCCGATCTGGCTAAGGAGTCCGCGCGTCTGCAGGCCCTGCAAACCAAGCAACAGCTGGGTGTGCAGGCTCTGTCGATCGCCAACTCCTCGACCTCCATGCTGCTGGGACTGTTCCGCTAA
- a CDS encoding flagellar protein FlaG, whose protein sequence is MQNNANVGAVNAYEITPLSTAAGNDPQESPARQEAEQVARYRLVIEEGPRTGSFIYKTMDRLTGEVVKQFPREQVIDLMNQSDYSAGAVIDTRA, encoded by the coding sequence ATGCAAAACAATGCGAATGTTGGTGCGGTAAACGCCTACGAAATCACCCCCCTCAGCACGGCCGCCGGTAACGACCCGCAAGAGTCGCCCGCCCGGCAAGAGGCTGAACAGGTCGCTCGCTATCGTCTGGTCATTGAGGAAGGGCCCCGTACAGGATCCTTCATCTACAAGACGATGGATCGTTTGACCGGTGAGGTCGTGAAGCAGTTTCCCCGCGAACAGGTCATCGATCTGATGAACCAGTCTGATTACAGCGCCGGCGCGGTCATCGACACCAGAGCCTGA
- a CDS encoding DUF1285 domain-containing protein yields MTSAEKTTGLAAVAEAVKQAPGRGLPPVHLWHPEHCGDIDIVIRGDGVWMHEGSPIGRPELVRLFSTILRKDADGYVLVTPGEKLSILVEDLPFRAVSVERRDEGLVFTTDVGDEVVAGAELPLIVETDAETGEPAPRVRVRADLWARVSRAVFYELVEMADLRDGQLVVRSGGESFTLGAVAA; encoded by the coding sequence ATGACGAGCGCCGAAAAGACAACAGGACTGGCCGCCGTCGCCGAGGCGGTGAAACAGGCGCCGGGGCGCGGCCTGCCGCCGGTGCATCTTTGGCATCCCGAGCATTGCGGCGACATCGACATCGTCATCCGCGGCGACGGCGTCTGGATGCACGAGGGTTCACCCATCGGACGCCCCGAGCTGGTGCGCCTCTTCTCGACCATACTGCGCAAGGACGCCGACGGCTATGTGCTGGTCACGCCGGGCGAGAAGCTGTCGATCCTCGTCGAGGACCTGCCGTTCCGGGCCGTCTCGGTTGAACGCCGGGACGAGGGGTTGGTCTTCACCACGGATGTCGGCGACGAAGTGGTTGCGGGGGCGGAGTTGCCTTTGATCGTGGAAACGGACGCCGAGACCGGCGAGCCGGCGCCGCGCGTTCGCGTGCGCGCCGACCTGTGGGCGCGGGTTTCGCGCGCCGTCTTCTATGAGTTGGTCGAAATGGCTGACCTGCGGGATGGACAGCTGGTCGTCCGTTCGGGCGGTGAGTCATTCACGCTCGGGGCGGTCGCGGCATGA